The following coding sequences are from one Humulus lupulus chromosome X, drHumLupu1.1, whole genome shotgun sequence window:
- the LOC133806811 gene encoding uncharacterized protein LOC133806811, with protein MVVVNTFLETCIQEVSLNGRLGSSLKPDLWNKVKQVLDITHYFIATQKKMKNHFDYLKDKYQVWLPITKKTGNVYDPATNIILMSNVEWDEYIKAHPTTKTLKSSPLPFPDLYKALFDGTTAIRVYGWSPSCTTPRLVISSASPYIETDVSAKESAPSNQNDEAANISPSQYSNPLEG; from the exons ATGGTAGTAGTAAACACTTTTTTGGAGACTTGTATTCAAGAAGTATCTTTAAATGGAAGACTTGGAAGTAGCTTGAAGCCAGATTTATGGAATAAAGTTAAACAAGTTTTGGATATCACTCATTATTTTATTGCAAcacaaaagaaaatgaagaatCATTTTGATTATCTAAAGGATAAATATCAAGTTTGGTTGCCAATAACTAAGAAAACAGGGAATGTTTATGATCCTGCAACTAATATCATTCTCATGTCAAATGTTGAATGGGATGAGTACATTAAG GCTCACCCAACGACAAAAACATTAAAAAGTTCTCCATTACCCTTTCCAGACCTCTATAAAGCACTCTTTGATGGTACTACTGCAATTAGAGTTTATGGTTGGAGTCCTAGTTGTACAACTCCTCGACTTGTTATCTCATCTGCGTCTCCTTATATTGAGACAGATGTTTCTGCAAAAGAAAGTGCACCTAGTAACCAAAATGATGAAGCTGCTAACATTTCTCCATCTCAATATTCAAATCCTTTAGAAGGATAA